Within Macaca nemestrina isolate mMacNem1 chromosome X, mMacNem.hap1, whole genome shotgun sequence, the genomic segment ACCGCCCCAAAGACTCTGTGGGATGAACCTGAGTCAGCCGAATCCCAGCCCCTTCCCTTGGGCCTGCCGTGGCGCGGGACATCAGTGACAGGCGGAAGCAGCGGACCATCAGGGTCAGTGGGATTTAGGCCACCTGAGAGACACAGGGGTATGGTCAGGCCACTGCCCGTGAGCTTTGAGGGCTGGCATGTGACGTGCTTCTGTGCTTCCACAGGCCACAGGAGGCCCGGGGCGCTTGCGAAGATGAAGTTTGGCTGCCTCTCCTTCCGGCAGCCTTATGCTGGCCTTGTCTTAAATGGAGTCAAGACTGTGGAGACGCGCTGGCGTCCCCTGCTGAGCAGCCAGCAGAACCGTACCATCGCCGTCCACATTGCTCACAGGGACTGGGATGACGATGCCTGGCAGGAGCTGCTGGTGGAGAGGCTGGGGATGACTCCTGCCCAGATTCAGGCTTTGCTCAGGAAAGGGGAGAAGTTTGGTCGAGGAGTGATAGCGGGTAAGTGACGATGTGCCAAATGTGCAGACAACGCCTAGAGTTGCCACCCAAGATCTTGCTTGGGAGTTTGGGGACTTTTGTTGTCGTCTGAACTGATTGGCATGTATACCACAGTTTCCTTTGGCAGCACACCTTCAAAGGGACGGCAAGGGCCCTGGGCTGGGGGTTGGCAGGCCTAGCTTCCGTGAGCTCTGGTAAATCATTTCtccactctgggcctcagttcctgTTTCTAATCTCAGTGAGAAACCAGATCAGGTCCATGTACACGTGGTGCTTGTGGTGTttggctgtgtgtgtatgtgtgtgtgtgcatacatgtgtgaGTGCACATGTGTGGCAGAGACCATGAAAAGCAGCCCAGCCCGCCGAATGGGTCAGGTGGCCTCTAGAGTTGGGCTGCCTGCCTGACTTCACAAgcctgccccagccccaccactcaCGGCACCCTGGGCAAGTCCCCTAACCTCTAGGTGACTGAGGCCTGACAATAGCATCTGTCCCCTGGTGACCTGCTCAGGCATCACCTGTAGCTTCCCAGGCAGTGGCTGGTGCCCTTCCAATCTGCAACCGCTGCCCTCGGAAGTCTGGCTTGGACCTGCCTCTTACTTGTGTGGCTTCATCGAGGACAAGgccctctcctctgcctttctggaGCCCTCCCCCGCCTCTCCCAGCATTTCCTGAATCGGGTTTGGCTCGTTATCAAAGCAGTGGAAGAAGGACTTGACTCCCTTCTTGTCATTTTGCTGATGCCACCTTACTCTCTGATTGTGACTTTGAGTAATCCTGTTGTCACATGGGCAGGCCTTGAGCTATGGAAGTGAAAGGCATTCATATGTATCTCTCTTTGTGTACAGGACTCATTGACATTGGGGAAACTTTGCAATGCCCCGAAGACTTAACTCCCAATGAGGTTGTGGAACTAGAGAATCAAGCTGTACTGACCAACCTGAAGCAGAAGTACCTGACTGTGATTTCAAACCCCAGGTGGTTACTGGAGCCCATACCTAGGAAAGGAGGCAAAGATGTATTCCAGGTAGACATCCCAGAGCACCTGATCCCTTCGGGGCATGAAGTGTGACAAGTGTGGGCTCCTGAGAGGAATGTTCCAGAGAAACCAGCTAAATCATGACACCTTCAATTCGCCATCATGACGCAGACCTATATACATTAGGTTAAATCTGAATTTCCACTGCTTTGGAGAGTCCCACCCACTAAGCACTGTGCATGTAAACAGGTTTCTTTTCTCAGATGAAGGAAGTAGGGGGAGGGGCTTTCCTGGTGTGATGCCTTCTTAGACACACAGGCAATGTCTCAAGTACTTAGACCTTTGGGTAGAAGGAAAAGCTGCCAGTAAATGTCTCAGCATTGTTGCTAATTTTGGTCCTGCTAGTTTCTGGATTGTACAAATAAATGTGTTGTAGATGACGGGTTAGTGTTTGAGGCTCCGTTCTATTGAGACATCCAGGTGGGAGAGGTTCCCCAGAGAAACTCCAACCAGCCTACACACTGGGAGGAATGTGCACTGGGGTGGAGCCACAGAAGTTTACTCCGCTTGCattggggaggagcctggcccctcctcttcctgaaTGGAATCTTggattcaatctgtgaggcaGGAAGTGCACCAGCAGGGTCCCTGGCTCTGTGGAGGGTCCCTGtttccccttttttccttttcactcaataaaaccctgcctcacccttcAAATCATCTGGGAGCCTAAATTTTTGTGGCCATGTGATAAGGACCCCATCTTTAggtgaactaaggaaaagtcctgcaacatgTTTGGTGTGCAACGTTGATGCTCAAAACCTCTCACTGTTGTGCATCTAAGCATTTTCATCATCGGATTTCTGAGCTTGCAGGAAACCATGCCCCCACTCCTGTTGCTCCCAGGTATTGGGAAGGTTGGCCTTGGTCTTCATGGCCTTTTCCTTTTTGGAGGGGGATGGACCAGCTAGCAATGGCTCCCCACCACCCTCTCCTGcctgccagggccaggacacATGGCTCAAGGCTCCCTGGGTGGCTGACTGGCAGTCCATGTCACGCGCTGCTGGAGCCTTCTTCCCAAGCCAAGGGGTTTAACTCTGTTGGACAGTAATTAAGCTTTTCTCCTGGTGGAGGAACCGGTTGCATAAGAATAAGAGGTTCTTCCCGgcatttttaagcttttttttttcctcttctccaccCTATGAGCAGTTAGCTTTTAGAGGTCCGCCCTGCTACCTTTAGAAGATGTTTTACTAGACTAGAAATAAGGATCCCTGTTTATATTATCTGTAAAGCtttaattgtgaaaaaggatgtgTTAAATTGTAGACAGTCTGCTGTGCTTTGCTTGCCTTTATGGTTTGTAGCAAACTTCCTTGCAACCCTCAGTCCTCTTCTCTTGTTTTACATCCTGGGGGGGCATGGCTTTGTTTAGCAACCCTGCCTTAGGGAAtgagttcctttcttttttgatatcTGCATGTTTTCCTAGCCCTGTCTCTTAACCCCACCCAGGGGCTGGGTTTTCTCCTTCCTGtctgtgtaggggtgtgtgtgtgtgtgtgtatgtgtgtgtgagatatctgtaaaaagagctctaatttgGCCTAAAGAAAGACAAGTGCTtggatcaaatatttttaaagggaagataAAAGCTGTGGTACCTTTAAGTTCACATGTTTTTAatgtttgagaaataaaaatagccttaaagattattggtaaaatgcaggtgttattaaaatgtaaataggtgaactaaattatgcaggtcagatgcaaggtttgctaaatgttttaaggttataaactactttttttgttttgagaactgtctgtctTGCCTGCTTCACAATTGGTAGGGCCTGGAGATGTTTGGAACTAACCACACCCTGAATTAAGAAGGAAACCTTGGCGGCACTTAGCACACAATTAAAACAAAAGGTTTTACATTAGAGTTAAAAATGGCTAGGAGttaccattataacatgtaaCTGAAACTACTGAAAAATAGATGTACATGGAAGATGTGTGAGAatagtaaaatgtgttttttagtaAAAGGTTATAAGAAAGCTTGGAAATGTAAATGTTTGCctagggttaaaggattgttttaaattaggTAAGATAAAGCTGAAGATTCAAACAAGTGGAGGAAATACTATGGAAATTAATCTTGCAGAAAAGGTTCTCTATGTGAACAAATTGACTAAATTGCAGAAAGGTATTACATTATATTCCTACCTCGtaggtttttctgtaaattgatcattgaaataaaaacacaacaaggTTTTCTTGAGGTGCTAATTTGCTCTTTGGCAaaatttgtaaaggattttaaaagatttttgctttaaaatttctgagtcatcattttggcaacaTAAATAACAtggtaatctggaattctatttcataacaaACGTATTTAACAGCctttccaaaatcaaacttcaatttcaaaattgtctttcctgacACTTGGCTTTTGGATACTTCAGAGGGCCCCTGAAACATCCAGAAAAGAGGTcaacaggattatttgacatgtttagttAGGTACgtgggattgccaaaatgatgttcattcttctttaggttatatttttatgaataatgctaaTGTATGTTCCAAGAGtatatgggatttctaaaattataaTGTCTAAGTATATACTTtcaatcataattaaggttgttatgttattgtaaaccacagagaTAACCAAACTTCTTTGTCAGTTACGTTTCTGACTGTAATTATCCTGGACATTTTGCTATTCACAGAcgattgttgtcttgttttaatccttttcaaaagatGGCTTAtaatgttggaaccgaactgtcgattccctcctgggcaggggtcgccgcgaaggatcaccgacacgagattcacagcagagagttatttattactagcgcgctagggtcccaagctctaagttggccctgggaccttgactgcttgttacaggctgtttatataggcaaacacaagttcaaacacagcttagggcgcgaaattcaaacaaagctttaggcgcgtggtaattgggtctgtctatggcctgagcaaggtgtcttgttctaattggttagagcaggaccttatgaggttttttcctggagttgttgattccgggaacttcgaggcagggtgggaccccatgaggttgtttccctgaattggcagggtgggaccctatcagggtgggaccctatcgaggcagggtgggaccctatccagagccacctggtgttaatttttttaagttcttttttttatgaggcctagtttctaagttttatgcggcctagtttcattccctcctctttttgtgtcagaggctcaatcttgagcctctttTTCAGTCCTGAGGctctggtattgttgggtcagaaccatagcatgtactatgtttattttatttttaataagggtgagtaaactaactttgttgagattttttctctttttttttttttgtctaatctttttcttagttttgccatagaatctttaactattcttgaatgatctgcataaaaacaacattgctctt encodes:
- the EOLA2 gene encoding protein EOLA2, yielding MKFGCLSFRQPYAGLVLNGVKTVETRWRPLLSSQQNRTIAVHIAHRDWDDDAWQELLVERLGMTPAQIQALLRKGEKFGRGVIAGLIDIGETLQCPEDLTPNEVVELENQAVLTNLKQKYLTVISNPRWLLEPIPRKGGKDVFQVDIPEHLIPSGHEV